In Dasypus novemcinctus isolate mDasNov1 chromosome 10, mDasNov1.1.hap2, whole genome shotgun sequence, one DNA window encodes the following:
- the LOC101415390 gene encoding olfactory receptor 8H1-like produces the protein MERRNNTNVSEFILFGLTDSEMIQQFLFMLFLLIYLITLLGNAGMILIIRLDLQLHTPMYFYLSHLSFLDLSYSTIITPKTLENLLTSNKNISFIGCFTQMSFFHLLGVAELYLLSSMAYDRYVAICNPLHYPVVMSTRLCRALITGSYTISFTESLTNLLFMNSLLFCDSNVIYHFYCDLIPILALSCSDTRDTEMMMMIIAGLNVMVTLSTISVSYLSILSTILKINSSSGKRKAFSTCASHLLGVTIYYVTTSFTYLKPKKSYSLGKDQVASVFYTMVIPMLNPLIYSLRNKEVKNAFIRIMQKREGSRQ, from the coding sequence ATGGAAAGAAGGAATAACACAAATGTGTCTGAGTTCATCCTTTTTGGCTTGACAGACTCTGAAATGATCCAGCAGTTCCTTTTTATGTTATTTCTCCTGATTTACCTGATTACCCTGCTGGGAAATGCAGGGATGATACTGATAATTCGCCTGGATCTTCAGcttcacacccccatgtatttTTACCTTAGTCACCTGTCATTCCTTGACCTCAGTTACTCAACGATCATCACACCTAAAACTTTAGAGAACTTATTGACTTCCAACAAGAATATTTCATTCATTGGCTGCTTCACACagatgtctttttttcatttgctggGTGTTGCTGAATTGTATCTTCTTTCTTCAATGGCTTATGACCGCTATGTAGCTATCTGCAACCCTCTTCACTACCCGGTTGTTATGTCCACGAGACTCTGCCGTGCCCTCATCACTGGGTCCTACACGATTAGTTTTACTGAATCATTAACCAATCTTCTTTTCATGAACAGTTTGCTTTTCTGCGACTCCAATGtaatctatcacttttactgTGACTTAATTCCGATTTTAGCCCTGTCCTGCAGTGACACTCGTGACActgaaatgatgatgatgatcattGCTGGTTTAAATGTAATGGTGACACTTAGCACAATCTCTGTTTCCTACTTATCTATTTTGTCTACTATCCTAAAAATTAATTCCTCTTCAGGAAAGCGCAAAGCCTTCTCTACGTGTGCCTCCCACCTCCTGGGAGTCACAATCTATTATGTCACTAcaagttttacttatttaaaaccaaagaagTCCTACTCCTTGGGAAAGGATCAAGTAGCCTCCGTGTTTTACACTATGGTGATCCCCATGCTGAATCCTCTCAtttatagtcttagaaacaaagaagtaaaaaatgcTTTCATTAGAATCATGCAGAAGAGAGAGGGTTCCAGGCAATAG